The genomic window AACTTCCTCAAGGTATTGGATGATCTGCCGCCGCGTTGCCAGCAGGTGTTCCTGCTGCACCGCTATGAAGGCCTGACCTATCGCGCAATTGCCAGCCAGCTTGGCATCAGCGTCAGCGCCGTCGAAAAACAAATGATGCGTGCCCTGCTCCACTTCGGCACGCGGCTGGAGCAACCATGAAACCGAACCCATTGCGTGTTGTTGAAGACGCCGATCCGGTCCGCACCGAAGCGGCTGCCAGGTTCGCGCGCCTGCATGGCGACGAGCTGAGCGAGGCCGACCTGGCAGCGCATGAGGCTTGGCTGGCAGCGGATCCGTCGCACCGGCTGGCTTTTGAACGGGTCGAACGCACCTAGCTGATGCTCAGCGATTTTGCCGCAGCGCCGGAAATCAGCCAGCGGCTTGCGGCAATTCCGGCAGCCGCGCCACCGGCCAATGCCACGCGCCAACACAGGCCACGCCGGCTGCGCTGGCTGGCAGCGTGCGCGGCAGCAATGACCGCCGTGGTCATCGGCTGGCGGCTGCTTGTGCCTGCACCGCCAGCGGAGCAGAACTACGCCAGTGCGGTCGGCGAACAACGCAGCATCACCTTGGAGGACGGCACCCAGCTGGAGCTGGACACCGGCACCCGCGTACGGGTGCGCTACAGCAGCCAGCAGCGCCGCATCACCCTTGAGCAGGGCCGCGCCTTCTTCAAGGTGGCACGCGACAGCGCGCGTCCACTGACCGTGGAGACCGCGCAGGGCAGCGTGCGCGCCGTCGGCACCCAGTTCGAGGTCTACCGCCGCGCCGACGCGCTCGA from Stenotrophomonas nitritireducens includes these protein-coding regions:
- a CDS encoding FecR family protein, translated to MLSDFAAAPEISQRLAAIPAAAPPANATRQHRPRRLRWLAACAAAMTAVVIGWRLLVPAPPAEQNYASAVGEQRSITLEDGTQLELDTGTRVRVRYSSQQRRITLEQGRAFFKVARDSARPLTVETAQGSVRAVGTQFEVYRRADALDVTLFEGKVQLRPAAADDNSAALATLLPGQRAHMAAGQRLQLQSFQGGTAPAWLQGQLVFTDLPLRAAVEEFNRYGGTPLRVSDAALGDLRVSGVFRSNDSTGFIEALGALHGISAHANAAGETELRR
- a CDS encoding FecR/PupR family sigma factor regulator, whose product is MKPNPLRVVEDADPVRTEAAARFARLHGDELSEADLAAHEAWLAADPSHRLAFERVERT